In the genome of Prosthecobacter algae, one region contains:
- a CDS encoding terminase gpA endonuclease subunit — protein sequence MTAKPGQYDSSYTPWTREWQELPMRPEVREGIFMKSSRTGVSEASLNILRWMPKNWPGNALYSINSDKKAREVAERRILPSVERTAGGQMTDDENDKTLSRISLKNMDMLISGSGSDGPFMEIWYRLIILDELEKHVLNQGTTTYDRAKSRQTDVADGLLLALSKPEEAGGIIDLKYINGTQKKFLVPCPRCERRIELLTKFLMANECKEADGWNLERVVKDTYYQCQLCQQPIQSHEKKAMVNEGIWVPTPVPQRRRPSNGKYVPPEPGVESYQISDLYSLFERVSWGNLMKMYLQAYEINPNEEAKKYFRVNHEGMPWENETYNITGDSVKALKAGRIEEKVVKAVDGTEQRVRLQLGKEYRLAYRDGKWSARLPFRPALLTVSIDKQFDFLKYMVFAWTSEGAAFLVDLGRLSDEDQLWQLRKRPYLVEERGDKPEYIFSGLIDSGHRRDEVFRACIKQQTTACEIHPGGWNLHPSRGEGKHEDYRGKLTRLMTDYIDGQEIIVRYYYDHGIKNEFYLGRIQKRTEPRLWLPTDYPDTLEAEWTAEVFDKSKNHWEHDKAKKGPNDWGDTGKMQYVMLQEMREDLKNLPLPD from the coding sequence ATGACTGCCAAGCCGGGGCAGTATGACTCCAGTTACACCCCTTGGACTCGCGAGTGGCAGGAACTGCCAATGCGGCCCGAGGTGCGGGAGGGCATCTTCATGAAGTCCTCACGAACTGGGGTCTCTGAGGCCTCGTTGAACATCCTGCGCTGGATGCCCAAGAACTGGCCGGGCAATGCCCTGTATTCGATCAACAGCGACAAGAAAGCTCGGGAGGTGGCCGAGCGCCGAATCCTGCCATCGGTGGAACGAACTGCTGGGGGCCAGATGACCGATGACGAGAACGACAAGACGCTGTCGCGCATCTCTCTGAAAAACATGGACATGCTGATCTCCGGCTCTGGCTCTGACGGCCCGTTCATGGAGATCTGGTATCGGCTCATCATCCTCGACGAGCTGGAGAAGCATGTGCTCAACCAAGGCACGACCACCTATGACCGTGCGAAGTCACGACAGACAGACGTCGCTGACGGCTTGCTGCTGGCACTGTCGAAGCCAGAAGAGGCGGGGGGAATCATTGACCTGAAGTACATTAACGGCACCCAAAAGAAATTCCTGGTACCCTGCCCCAGGTGTGAGCGGCGGATCGAGCTACTGACCAAGTTCCTGATGGCCAATGAATGCAAGGAAGCGGATGGCTGGAACCTGGAGCGCGTCGTCAAGGATACCTACTACCAGTGCCAGCTTTGTCAGCAGCCGATCCAGTCGCACGAAAAAAAGGCTATGGTCAATGAGGGCATCTGGGTGCCGACTCCAGTGCCGCAGCGGCGTAGACCGTCTAACGGAAAGTATGTGCCGCCAGAACCGGGCGTAGAAAGCTACCAGATCAGCGACCTCTACTCACTCTTTGAACGCGTGAGCTGGGGGAACTTGATGAAGATGTATCTCCAGGCCTACGAGATCAATCCGAACGAAGAAGCCAAGAAATACTTCCGAGTGAACCATGAGGGGATGCCGTGGGAAAATGAGACTTACAACATCACGGGAGACTCTGTGAAAGCATTGAAAGCTGGGCGGATTGAAGAGAAAGTCGTCAAGGCAGTGGACGGCACAGAGCAGCGTGTGCGGCTACAGCTCGGCAAAGAGTACCGTCTGGCCTATCGGGACGGGAAGTGGAGTGCGCGGCTGCCGTTCAGGCCTGCCCTCCTGACGGTGAGCATTGACAAGCAGTTCGACTTTTTAAAATACATGGTTTTTGCGTGGACCTCTGAAGGCGCGGCTTTTCTCGTGGACCTGGGCAGACTCAGCGATGAGGACCAGCTTTGGCAGTTGCGCAAGAGGCCCTACCTGGTCGAGGAGCGTGGCGATAAACCGGAATACATTTTCAGTGGCCTCATCGACTCTGGGCACCGCCGAGATGAAGTGTTCCGCGCTTGCATCAAGCAGCAAACCACCGCCTGTGAGATCCACCCCGGAGGCTGGAATTTGCATCCCTCACGTGGGGAAGGCAAACACGAGGACTATCGCGGCAAGTTGACCCGGCTGATGACGGATTACATCGACGGGCAGGAGATCATCGTCAGATACTATTACGACCACGGCATCAAGAACGAATTCTACCTCGGGCGGATCCAGAAGAGAACCGAGCCGAGGCTGTGGCTCCCGACAGATTACCCGGACACTTTGGAGGCCGAATGGACCGCTGAAGTGTTCGATAAAAGCAAAAACCATTGGGAGCATGACAAGGCCAAAAAAGGCCCCAATGACTGGGGGGATACAGGCAAAATGCAGTATGTGATGCTTCAGGAGATGCGTGAAGATCTAAAAAATTTGCCCCTGCCAGATTGA
- a CDS encoding phage portal protein — MILGPDGRPAKFDQAQELTVEAAYGSFQGAQHSRDRGYVYVPTLDTLQEVDSWSHLELLKKSRFVYNSGGGLIHRGVDGVARMVCGMGLFPYPQAKKKDWNKRLRALWARKCESKNTFDLSQKFTCGAAQQGIIRNKIKDGDLAPVLARNEDGRLRCMFYEAHQIGQGSTRVDPSQRWHHGVRLGKHNAPVAYRILGKDSKGQQTTVDVPSDNVLFCATYERFGQVRGLTRFYPILNKVLDRGEIMAALTKGIKMRAQIGYAIEQELPNQVANPAGGRGVLAPRPTTTVEVNGKRLTLEQFFGGGESMELQPGQTFKTVESDHPNENVREHLDNIVRDVAWALKYSPELLWNITQLGGANTRFIMADAQSQIETEQQELVDQFLGPWYIAWVRDMIEAGEIEDVEGWELHTWLLPKRLTVDFGRDGKLHIEQWKRGMITMKSLYGFVGDEWQLEIDQYLDERQYIKEGLQSRNLTWAEAFPEITSPDSVKAAQEAAEKADATDSMKQQLDDIHEAVCRATEKPPTRL; from the coding sequence ATGATTCTGGGGCCTGATGGCAGGCCCGCGAAGTTTGACCAGGCCCAGGAACTCACTGTGGAGGCTGCGTATGGCTCGTTTCAAGGAGCGCAGCACTCTAGGGACCGGGGTTATGTCTATGTGCCGACGCTGGACACTCTCCAGGAGGTGGATAGCTGGTCGCACCTTGAGTTGCTCAAAAAATCCCGCTTCGTGTACAATAGTGGAGGCGGTCTGATTCACCGGGGGGTCGACGGTGTGGCCCGAATGGTCTGCGGCATGGGTTTATTTCCGTATCCTCAAGCCAAAAAGAAGGACTGGAACAAACGGTTGCGTGCTCTTTGGGCCAGAAAGTGTGAGTCGAAAAACACCTTCGACCTCTCTCAGAAATTCACCTGCGGCGCGGCCCAGCAAGGCATTATTCGCAACAAGATTAAAGACGGGGATCTTGCACCCGTTCTGGCTCGAAATGAAGACGGGCGTCTGCGCTGCATGTTTTACGAGGCGCACCAGATCGGCCAGGGGTCGACACGTGTCGACCCCTCCCAGCGATGGCACCATGGCGTAAGATTGGGCAAGCACAATGCACCTGTGGCCTACCGGATCCTGGGGAAAGACAGCAAGGGGCAACAAACAACTGTTGATGTGCCGAGCGACAACGTTCTGTTTTGCGCAACCTATGAGCGCTTTGGCCAGGTGCGTGGCCTAACCAGGTTTTACCCGATCTTGAACAAGGTGCTGGATCGTGGAGAGATCATGGCGGCCTTGACGAAAGGCATCAAGATGCGGGCGCAGATCGGCTATGCTATCGAGCAGGAACTCCCCAACCAGGTGGCGAACCCGGCAGGTGGTCGAGGCGTGCTGGCACCACGTCCGACAACCACGGTGGAGGTTAACGGGAAGCGTCTCACCTTGGAGCAGTTCTTCGGCGGCGGCGAATCCATGGAGCTACAGCCGGGGCAAACCTTCAAGACGGTCGAAAGTGACCATCCGAATGAAAACGTCCGTGAACACTTGGACAACATCGTTCGTGACGTGGCCTGGGCGCTGAAATACAGCCCGGAACTCCTGTGGAATATCACGCAACTTGGCGGCGCGAACACGCGCTTTATCATGGCTGATGCTCAGTCGCAGATCGAAACGGAGCAACAGGAACTGGTCGATCAGTTCCTCGGCCCTTGGTACATCGCCTGGGTGCGAGACATGATCGAGGCTGGAGAGATCGAAGATGTCGAAGGTTGGGAACTACATACCTGGCTCCTACCCAAAAGACTGACTGTGGACTTCGGTCGAGATGGCAAGCTTCACATCGAGCAATGGAAGCGAGGCATGATCACCATGAAATCGCTCTATGGATTCGTGGGAGATGAGTGGCAGCTCGAGATCGATCAGTATCTCGACGAACGCCAATACATCAAGGAAGGCCTCCAAAGCCGCAATCTGACCTGGGCTGAGGCCTTCCCTGAAATCACAAGTCCTGACAGCGTGAAGGCTGCCCAGGAAGCCGCCGAAAAGGCGGATGCTACGGACTCCATGAAACAACAACTCGATGACATTCATGAAGCGGTGTGCCGAGCTACCGAAAAACCTCCAACCAGACTATGA
- a CDS encoding S49 family peptidase, with the protein MALERGHFYSLHNFLLSRMAGGEGDLMQAVPQEKPGKFGHQRASIARPALMASGEVDGRYYFTAQGRKDVAVIPWNGVMAKNAGFLQEACMGMVSHDRLSHATQQAMAAPEITKIVFDIGSPGGQVVGTPELANLIRMAGESKATYAFVDYMMASAAVYAGIQAQEIYMTPSASIGSIGTILGVLDDSVRMEKEGLKLELFTAGKHKAIGRPGQQLTADDRKYLQETVNNANQQFVSAVKTARPGVAKEVLTDAKMYTGEQAVKLGLVDGLVSGWEEFIDLL; encoded by the coding sequence ATGGCGCTCGAACGAGGCCACTTTTACAGCCTGCATAACTTCCTTCTGTCTCGCATGGCTGGCGGAGAAGGGGATCTGATGCAGGCCGTTCCGCAGGAAAAGCCGGGCAAGTTCGGGCATCAGCGAGCTAGCATCGCTCGCCCAGCCTTGATGGCCTCGGGGGAAGTGGATGGCCGTTATTACTTCACGGCCCAAGGGCGAAAAGACGTGGCAGTCATTCCTTGGAATGGAGTGATGGCGAAGAATGCCGGATTCTTGCAGGAGGCGTGCATGGGCATGGTAAGCCATGATCGGCTTTCGCACGCGACTCAACAGGCAATGGCCGCTCCAGAGATCACCAAGATCGTCTTCGACATCGGCTCACCAGGCGGGCAGGTGGTGGGGACTCCCGAGCTGGCGAACCTGATCCGCATGGCAGGAGAGTCCAAAGCAACTTACGCCTTCGTGGATTACATGATGGCGAGTGCTGCGGTGTATGCTGGGATCCAGGCCCAGGAAATCTACATGACGCCAAGCGCCAGCATTGGGAGCATCGGCACGATCCTCGGCGTGCTTGATGATTCGGTGAGAATGGAGAAGGAGGGTCTGAAATTGGAACTGTTCACCGCTGGCAAGCACAAGGCAATAGGGAGGCCCGGTCAGCAGCTCACCGCCGATGATCGCAAGTACCTCCAGGAGACGGTGAACAACGCGAATCAGCAGTTTGTCTCCGCCGTGAAGACAGCACGACCAGGCGTGGCCAAAGAGGTGCTGACTGATGCCAAGATGTACACCGGGGAGCAGGCTGTTAAGCTTGGCCTGGTTGACGGACTCGTGTCCGGCTGGGAAGAGTTCATTGACCTGCTTTGA